GGCGGCCGGTACGGGACGGAGGAGCATTTCGTCGACAACGAGGACATCGAAAGCTTCTTCGCCGATCTGTTCAGCCATCGCGGCGCTGGGCGGAGCGGCGCAGGAACGGGCGGGGCCGCCGGTACCGGCGGCTTCCGCATGCGGGGCGGCGACGTCAACTACTCGCTGCGCGTCCCGTTCCTCGACGCGGCGAAAGGGTCGCGAAAGCGCCTGACGCTGCCCGACGGCCGGACGCTGGAAGTCGAGATCCCGGCCGGCATCGACAGCGGGCAGACGGTTCGGCTGAAGGGGCAGGGGGGACCCGGGCTGGGCGGCGGCCCGGCCGGCGACGCTCTCATCCGGATCGAGGTCGATCCCCATCCGGTGTTCCGCCGGGAGGGGCGCGATGTCCGGATCGATCTGCCGGTGACCCTGGCCGAGGCGCTGCTCGGGGCCAAGGTCCGCGTGCCGACGGTCGACGGCGCGGTCGCCATGACCATCCCGAAAGGGGCCGACAGCGGCACCGTGCTCCGGCTCAAGGGGAAGGGCATGCCGGCATCCCCCGGCGGCGAGCGCGGCGACCAGTATGTCACGGTCCGTCCGGTCCTTCCCCGGCAGCCCGACGCCGAGCTGGAGGAGTTCATCCGGCGCTGGTACGACAGCCACCCGCAGGATCCCCGCGAAACCCTGGAGCAATCGCGATGATGGCGCTCGAACAGGTCCTTGCCACCGTCGGCCGGATCGACCGGCGGGATCTCGCCCTGTGGATCGAACGGCGCTGGGTCCGGCCGCACCACGAGGCCGGCGGCTATGTCTTCACCGACCTGGACGTCGCCCGGGTCACCCTGATCTGCGAGATGCGCGACGACATGGCGATCGACGACGAGGCGATGCCGGTCGTCCTCGGCCTGCTCGACCAGCTCTACGGCACCCGCCGCCGCCTCAGGCAACTGGTCGATGCGGTCGCGGCCCAGCCGGAGGAGGTCCGCCGGTCCGTCGCCGCGGAGTTGAGGCGCCAGGCTCTCGACGGAGGCGATGCCTGATGCATGGGCCTTGGCCGACCCCCGCGGGTCTGCTATGACCGCGCGATGACCGACGATGCCAGCAAGAACCAGAAGCCCGACCCGATCACCGAACGCATCCTGGCGATGATCGAGGATGGCGGATCCGTGTCCCCGCAGGAGGTCGCGCAGG
This Skermanella mucosa DNA region includes the following protein-coding sequences:
- a CDS encoding chaperone modulator CbpM, which encodes MMALEQVLATVGRIDRRDLALWIERRWVRPHHEAGGYVFTDLDVARVTLICEMRDDMAIDDEAMPVVLGLLDQLYGTRRRLRQLVDAVAAQPEEVRRSVAAELRRQALDGGDA
- a CDS encoding DnaJ C-terminal domain-containing protein — protein: MTDPYEILGLSKTATDDDIRKAYRKLAKKFHPDINPGKADAEARFKDISAAYALLSDSEKRARFDRGEIDASGAETPRSFYRGFADAGGGGRYGTEEHFVDNEDIESFFADLFSHRGAGRSGAGTGGAAGTGGFRMRGGDVNYSLRVPFLDAAKGSRKRLTLPDGRTLEVEIPAGIDSGQTVRLKGQGGPGLGGGPAGDALIRIEVDPHPVFRREGRDVRIDLPVTLAEALLGAKVRVPTVDGAVAMTIPKGADSGTVLRLKGKGMPASPGGERGDQYVTVRPVLPRQPDAELEEFIRRWYDSHPQDPRETLEQSR